From the Chanodichthys erythropterus isolate Z2021 chromosome 9, ASM2448905v1, whole genome shotgun sequence genome, the window ctgacactgaaaacctaccatcattgaaatctcataacccaggaaaaccgaccatcattgagatctcgtaacCCCAAAAACAaacgtcattgaaatctcgtaactgaacaaaaccaaccatcattgaaatctagTCACAatacaacagttcaaataaTTTCAAACTTGACTGTCCTTGAAATCTCATAACGGAATAAAACTGACCATCAATGAGATCTCTTAATGGAACAAAACAAACCGTCATCAAGATCTCACAACTGAACAAAACTTGCCATCATTGAGATCTCGCAATTGAACAAACAGAACCAACTGTCACTCAAATGTcataacaaaataaaaccgtCAACCATTGAGATctcaaaaaaagaacaaaactgactgtcatTGAGATCTAGTAAAGGACTAAAATCAATCTTTGAaattttgtaaagaaacaaaacTGCCTGACACTGAAAATTGACCGTCATTGAGAGCTCGTAACCAAACAAAGCTAACTGTCATTAAAAGCTCATTaacaaaactgactgtcattgaaatcttgtaaagaaACACAACTGACAGTCATTGAGAGAAAGGAAATGAATCTGACTGCAATTGATATCTCCTAAAAAATCAAAAGTGAATAAAATCTATTGAGATCTCACAATCAAACAAAATCAACCATCACTAAAATCTCATAATGGATCAAAATCGATCTGAAGatcaggagaaaaaaaaataaaaaaatctaagatGACACACAAAGAATCAGCACATGAATCTCAACAAAGGTGACAACCAAAAGtgtcatgctgcaatgcatgctgggaacaaTAGTACAaaattcccagcatgcatcacagcatgaataaattatgtagTTGAATTGTCcttcttttttcttcagttctaactatttgcttttatttttgctgtGGTTTTTGTTCTGTCTTTCAGTAGCTTTTTGTGATGGACAACTAATACTTAAATTTATTAGTTATTATTTAGTGTAAATGACAAGGGTGAAATGAAAAAACATGAGTATAAACCATGagtgtaaaaatgtgtttgtgtagttGTGCATATATGCAAGAGGCACTGTCAACCCCTTACCAAATAATAAACGCTGATTCCGAATAGTTTACATGcttttaatcagtgttttcGCAATATATCACATCTTCATTCCACAGAGACCGCAGCTGTCGCCTCATTAGTGCTACATGTGAGACCATATGAGTATGTCGCTACTACTCGAATACTACTTATTTAACATTCCGTGAACACTTTCAttcattaaatcaatcaatcatagATGCACACCTTGCATCAGTAActgaaaacattattaaaaggttagttcatccaaaaacttaaattctgtcatcatttagcctactcaccctcatgttgttccaaacctgtaagactttgctcatctttggaacacaaatgaaaattttttcaataaaatctgagcgatttctgtgattttcattgacagctacacaactactTTGTAcgaaagaaccaatgaggtttgaatttattattttttttatttattttttttttttttataaaattttaaattttaaatcgcaattagatttttttgctcAAATCCTTGTAGCTCCATAGAATTGTTCTCAGCAGTCATTGTACCTTGTAAACATGACTTGGTTTCCTGGTGAACTTATGCCTATGACTCTGGGAAATTTCACAGCAACCTGTTAGTAATTGGAGTTCACACAGTTTCAGATATATTTCCTTATTTTAAAGAAACTGCTTGGTCAACAGAAACAGAAATGCATGATTATGAAGAATATTAATCTTGATTTCTCTTGGTGGTTCCCTGTTGTGTGTGAGGCTGTTTATAtgcttgtgtaaaaaaataatatttttgtagatgcgtaaaaaaaaaatttattaaccAGTTGGGGCAGTTTTCAAAACATCCTCTGTCTTCATTCCATGGATAAGTGAGCTGCAGACTTTCAGCATTCTCACGATCTGAGTCTGTAAACTAAATGTTTATGACCATAACTCAGTAGAAAGTTTGAGTATTTAATCCCATTGCATTTAACTTTTCAATTACGTTTTGTCTCAGTTCAATAATTCATTATTTCAGTAGTGGAGTGCAATTTAGTGAAGTGTACATCGTTGGTGACGATAGTAATGTCTTATATTAATTACGTGTTGTCATAGTGTGGCTGTATGAAGCGCACAACGAGGGGAATTCAGGAACAATAACAGCCTTTAATCAGTAAACTCAGGTGATCACTGGAGATACAGAAAACACAACAATACTGACAATACCAGTcaaagaaacacaaaaaaacccaaggcttaaagggttagctcacccaaattaattaattaattcattaattactcaccctcgtgttgttccacacctgtaagactttcgttcatctttggaacacaaattaagatatttttgataaaatctgatggctcaatgaggcctgcattgagagcGAGTTAATTTAGACTTTCAAATCCTCAGAAAGAtaataaagacatatttaaaacagctcatgtgactacagtggttcaaacttaaagttatgaagtgatgagaatactttttgtgtgccaaaataacaactttattcaacagtagtgaagggtgatttcaaaacactgcttcatgaagcttcgaagctttatgaatctttgtttcgaatcaatggttcggagcgtgtatcaaacgatctcaaactgacaaagtcacatgatttcagtaattTTCAGctttgttatgtcataagtgtttcgaaatttcaatggttcacgtgtgTAGTGGTCCGTGGTGTGGTGTAGTAGGATGATTGACTAAAACAGAAGAGGGGTTCACTAAATTAAGTACCAGGAAGACTAAGAAACTAAGGAAAATGGGAACGCAGAAGCTAAACAAAACAGAATGTGACAGGTGTATCATACATGAATTTTCTAACATTTAATTGGGGTCCCATTAatctttttcactttttcaactttagttagtgtttaatgttgctgtttgagcattaaAAATATCTGCAAGGTTACAAAATACCCCCCCCCCGactcccccccccccaaaaaacaaaatcccCTAGAGACTTTCCCAGGTGATAACAACAATTAGAGTAGGCTAATTCAAGAGATGAAACATCAGATCTCTGACAGTTGCACAATGTGCAGAGCTTTGGAGATTCCcaacaaaatgaaactaaaaagaTTAAAAGATACTTGAACTCTGGGCTAAATTCAACAGTAAAAACTTggataaaagtttattaaaTACTTTCCTTGCTTACAAGTTTGTGTTGCAGTATTTTGGGGTTCAATTATTTTAGATGCACAAAATTAGTATCAGGTTTTAGTAATGTCACACAATTGTTTTGGATGTAATTACATTGAACAGATGATCACAAATGTATTTTGGCCTTGTtgtaaaggaaaattaaaacttaagttgcttgttcattttttgttttttttttcagatttctATCAGTTCTTTAACTCAAATTATCTGTGAGTTCAAATGAATTATTCAGCGTTATGACATTAACCCACATGTAAGGGATACAGCTGATCTCACtgctggggaaaaaaacaaaaaaaacttttaccaGTCTGGTCTGTTTGGCTggtttaaaatattctagctgttttttttttgttgttttttttttgtggagtCTACTTTAAACACAACATTCCTCCACAAATTCAGACTGTTTCCTTCATTTGGGAAATTTGGACTAAGCTTGTACAATAGTGTCTTAAagtttgaatgtgaaattaaaactTCCCAAGGCCACACCTCCTGTTAGATATAAAGGCAAAAATTCCCGAGGAAGCAGTGTAGTCAGTGCTCCTTCACACCACCATGAAGCCATTATATTTCCTAATGATCTTCATCGTCGTTTGCAAGTCTAATGCGTTTATCCGACCTAGTAATGGCCTCCGCGAATGTCGCATAAACTCAACTTTAACAGCACTTGAGGTGCTCCCAGGGGGAGGATGGGATAACCTGCGCAACTTAGACATGGGGCGGGTGATGAACTTGAGCTATTCCCAGTGCCAGACCACAGAAGATGGACTTTATCTCATCCCAGATGAAGTCTTTGTTATTCCACGGAAAACAAGCGGAGTGGAAACTCACTCTGAGACCATCATGTCATGGTTGGAACAGAAAAGCTCCACATCAGGATCCATCAACGCAGACATTTCCTTCCCTCCTGTACTAAATGGAAAATTCTCTGAAGAAAATACGCGCATGAAAATACACCAAGTGAGAGGCAATTCCGTAACAACACGAGTTCAGGTAAGTCAGAAAAGTGGGTAAATTAAAGCAGTAGCAATTATTAACATTCATAAGGAGGGAGATCAGAACGCTAAGTTGTTATTTGCCAAAAGGGACGCAATCACAGAGCAAAGTTGACTTTCACTCAGGATAACTTTCAGTTTCATTTCACGTTAAAGAAGTCTGGACTGGTTATGATCACTTCATAATCTGAGAATGTGCCTGTTCAATGATATATTTTGTATTGactaatattaattaatatgaacgcaaaatacatatattcacataaagagctttttaatttactgttgtttacacactctaaaaatatataaaaatatgatattttcTCTAAATGAATGAGAAAACAATTATACTTGGGCcaacttttgtttgtttgtttgtttgttttcagtagaaaaaaaaagaaagaatctAAACTGACCAGGAAAagggttttaaatattttgtcttTTCTTCTATATCTTCTCAGGTACGCAACCATCTCTACACTGTTAATGCATATCCTGACTTTACTTTGGACTCCCGATTTGCTCAGCAGATAGTGGAAATCGCAGACGCTATTGAGAACAATCAAACACGTCAAGCAAATTATCTGTCAGAGAAACTCATACTTGATTATGGTAcccatgtcatcacaagcatcgATGCCGGTGCCACTTTGGTCCAAGAGGACTATATAAAAAGGTCTTATGTCTCTAACAGTGAGTCAGACAAGTCTTCTGTCTCTGCATCAGCAGGCTTGAACTTTTTTAACAAGGTTAACTTTAACTTTGGTAGCAAGGAATCCCAGGAAACCTCTGAAACTCTCAGTTATCAGCAAAACCTTACATACTCTATAGTTCAGAGTCACGGCGGGGCTTTATTCTACCAAGGCATCACTCTGCAGAAGTGGCAAGAGAGCACGCAAAATAACCTTGTGGCTATTGACCGTTCTGGTATGCCAATGCACTATTTCCTCAATCCATCCACATTTCCTGATCTTCCAGTTCCAACTTTACAAAAACTGGCCTTGTCAGTCCAAAAAGCTGCAGAGCGCTACTACAACATAAACACCATTCCAGGATGTGTAGATCAAAATTCCCCAAACTTTAACTTTCAGGCTAATGTAAATGACAAATCATGTGAAGGTCCAGTCACCAATTTGACCTTTGGTGGAGTTTACCAAACATGCACTCCATTGGCAGCAGATGGAGATGTCATCTGTCATGAGCTTGCGCAAAAAAATCCGGATACTGGTGACTATTCTTGCCGCCAGCCGTACGCTTCCTCTTTATTACACTCAGAGACAGTAGAGCAGAGTTACAATAAATATGAGTGCCATAAGCAATGTCATTCATGCTGGTTAATTTTTGATTGTTGTGACAATGTATGTGGAAATGCTTATTATGTCCGTAGTGCAAAAATTAACACTTACTGGTGTTCCACAAATCAGACAGTCCCTCAGTACTCTGGATACCTCTTTGGAGGTCTGTTCGGACCATCTTTACAAAACCCATTGACCAAATCTCATGACTGTCCTCCCAattattttgcacaaatatTTTTGACTAATGGCATGATGATTTGTTTGAGCAATGACTATGAAGCAGGAACGATATCTTCTGTGCCTTTTGGGGGTTTCTTTAGCTGCCAATCTGGTAACCCTCTTGCAAGGGGTGAATACCGTTGTCCACCTCAGTACAGCCAACACCTTGCTGCCATTAGTGATGGCTGTCAGGTATTGTACTGTGTCCAATCGGCCGAGTTTACTGGTGGCCAGTTAAAACCTATTCGCCTACCACCGTTCACAAAACCACCTCTGGTCAACAAGATGGCGACAAACACTGTGGCTGTGATGACAGAAGGTGATCGGGCTTGGCTGAGGGTTGGAAATACGAAACAATGGAGACTAGCAAAGCCTGGTGAAGTCAACCAAATGGCCATAATGTTAGATGCGTCAACTACCCGGATGTCAGGAGGTGAAAAGGCTGGTCTGGCCTGTGGTGTAATGACTTTGATTGCTGTTGTGGTGGCAGGAATTGTCCTCTTAATGAAACGGAGAAGGAGGTTTTCTCACTTCAGGTCAAGCAGGGGGTATGAAGAGATTCACAATGATGGCCAAAGTGTTGTAGAGAGTCAGAGAGAGCAACAGAATACAAATGAAAACCCTACTCAAGCTCTGTTACCTTAGTTGTATGGAGTACAGATTTGTTAATTATTCTAAGAATACAATCTTTATCAGCTTTGTAAACAAATTTCACAATGATTGGCATTTGGTGATAGGGAATATACTGATGTGGTGGTATTTACAGTGttttaatgatataataatatatgtgtaattattttgtgcttgtgttgttttcattttttttaaacctggTTTTGAGTGGTCTGTTATGCCTTGACATGTGAGTCAGTCACCCTAAATCGTGTGAATCAGGTCTAGTTAAGtcacattgttttttttgttttgttttgtttttgtatttagcCTGCAGTGTTTTGTTGATGTTCTTTTTTATactttaataaatgaaaatagaaaataaatgacagaaattcttTTTCTGAATCCCCAGAAAGTCATTAAA encodes:
- the mpeg1.2 gene encoding macrophage expressed 1, tandem duplicate 2, encoding MKPLYFLMIFIVVCKSNAFIRPSNGLRECRINSTLTALEVLPGGGWDNLRNLDMGRVMNLSYSQCQTTEDGLYLIPDEVFVIPRKTSGVETHSETIMSWLEQKSSTSGSINADISFPPVLNGKFSEENTRMKIHQVRGNSVTTRVQVRNHLYTVNAYPDFTLDSRFAQQIVEIADAIENNQTRQANYLSEKLILDYGTHVITSIDAGATLVQEDYIKRSYVSNSESDKSSVSASAGLNFFNKVNFNFGSKESQETSETLSYQQNLTYSIVQSHGGALFYQGITLQKWQESTQNNLVAIDRSGMPMHYFLNPSTFPDLPVPTLQKLALSVQKAAERYYNINTIPGCVDQNSPNFNFQANVNDKSCEGPVTNLTFGGVYQTCTPLAADGDVICHELAQKNPDTGDYSCRQPYASSLLHSETVEQSYNKYECHKQCHSCWLIFDCCDNVCGNAYYVRSAKINTYWCSTNQTVPQYSGYLFGGLFGPSLQNPLTKSHDCPPNYFAQIFLTNGMMICLSNDYEAGTISSVPFGGFFSCQSGNPLARGEYRCPPQYSQHLAAISDGCQVLYCVQSAEFTGGQLKPIRLPPFTKPPLVNKMATNTVAVMTEGDRAWLRVGNTKQWRLAKPGEVNQMAIMLDASTTRMSGGEKAGLACGVMTLIAVVVAGIVLLMKRRRRFSHFRSSRGYEEIHNDGQSVVESQREQQNTNENPTQALLP